In the genome of Carnobacterium pleistocenium FTR1, one region contains:
- the relB gene encoding type II toxin-antitoxin system RelB family antitoxin, with the protein MTVLALRIDAQEEQLIKEYAKANNISGSALFRNAVLEKIEDEIDLGLYNQAMTKHKEDTQSISFENMLQDLAD; encoded by the coding sequence ATGACTGTTTTAGCGCTAAGAATTGATGCTCAAGAAGAACAATTAATTAAAGAATATGCAAAAGCTAATAATATCTCAGGTTCAGCTTTATTTAGAAATGCTGTTCTTGAAAAAATCGAAGATGAAATTGATTTGGGCTTATACAATCAAGCTATGACTAAGCACAAAGAAGATACTCAAAGTATTTCTTTTGAAAATATGCTACAAGATCTAGCTGATTGA
- a CDS encoding histidinol-phosphatase HisJ family protein, translating into MIYADYHVHSDYSDDSWYLMEDVVKDAIQLGLEEICFTDHVDYGVKPDWKSDEKFQVGMNKEVKNVHYDFYFSELNKLSKKYEEKIKVKKGLEFGMQVHTIPQFEKLFQSHDFDFILLSVHQIENKEFWTGEFQKGHTQLESYDRYYDEMYHLITAYKDYSVLAHMDLVRRYLDKEVDRFEYNKDKIERILKKVIEDNKGIEVNTSSVRYEINGLTPSIEILKLYHELGGTIITIGSDSHKPKHLGFHIEESKKLLKGIGYTHFCTFDKMKPIFHEL; encoded by the coding sequence ATGATTTATGCAGATTATCATGTCCATAGTGATTACAGTGATGATTCCTGGTATTTAATGGAAGATGTCGTAAAAGATGCTATTCAGTTGGGACTAGAAGAAATTTGTTTTACAGATCATGTTGATTATGGAGTTAAACCTGATTGGAAATCAGATGAAAAATTTCAAGTGGGGATGAATAAAGAAGTAAAAAATGTTCACTACGATTTTTATTTTTCAGAGTTAAACAAACTTTCTAAGAAATATGAAGAAAAGATAAAAGTGAAAAAAGGTCTAGAATTTGGTATGCAAGTTCACACCATTCCTCAATTTGAAAAACTCTTTCAGTCTCATGATTTTGACTTTATTTTATTGTCTGTGCATCAAATTGAGAATAAAGAATTTTGGACAGGCGAATTTCAAAAAGGACACACTCAGCTAGAAAGTTATGATAGATATTATGATGAGATGTATCACTTAATTACTGCGTATAAAGATTATAGCGTCTTGGCACATATGGATTTAGTGAGACGTTACTTAGATAAAGAAGTAGACAGGTTTGAGTATAATAAAGATAAAATAGAGAGGATACTAAAAAAAGTTATAGAAGACAATAAAGGAATAGAAGTAAACACATCCTCTGTTCGTTATGAAATTAATGGTTTAACGCCTTCTATAGAAATTTTAAAATTGTATCATGAACTGGGAGGTACTATTATTACGATTGGTAGTGATAGTCATAAGCCCAAACATTTAGGCTTCCACATCGAAGAATCAAAAAAACTGTTAAAAGGTATTGGGTATACACATTTTTGCACTTTTGATAAAATGAAACCTATTTTCCACGAATTGTAA
- a CDS encoding GntR family transcriptional regulator, with amino-acid sequence MLKYQEIALKIEEKIHLENLEQGSRLPSLGELITHYQVSKSTIIKSLAILENRGIIFQVQGSGIFVRQRKRKGYISFMENQGFTRDLEEFHLTSTVLNLEIIYPNEEIMNNLNCLSTDEVYRVKRIRYVNGQTLCVEESFYKKEIVPYLNKEIANDSIFEYLQTALNINIGFSDKYLKVGKINTELAAQLQLPNKSPALFVEELFYLNTGEPFDFSKTIYNYEHSQFFLQGSTSK; translated from the coding sequence ATGCTTAAATACCAAGAAATAGCTTTAAAAATCGAAGAAAAAATCCATCTTGAAAATTTAGAACAAGGAAGTCGATTACCTAGTTTGGGAGAATTAATTACTCATTATCAAGTAAGTAAGAGTACTATTATAAAATCTTTAGCTATTTTAGAAAATCGGGGTATTATTTTTCAAGTTCAAGGAAGTGGGATTTTTGTTAGACAAAGAAAAAGAAAAGGCTACATTAGTTTTATGGAAAATCAAGGTTTCACACGTGACTTAGAAGAATTCCATTTGACTTCCACTGTTTTAAACTTAGAAATCATTTATCCAAATGAAGAGATCATGAATAATTTAAACTGCTTATCTACCGATGAAGTATATCGAGTAAAAAGAATCCGCTACGTTAACGGGCAAACGTTATGTGTTGAAGAATCATTTTACAAAAAAGAAATTGTCCCTTATCTGAATAAAGAGATCGCAAATGATTCTATTTTTGAATACTTGCAAACTGCGTTAAATATTAATATTGGTTTTTCTGATAAGTATTTAAAAGTTGGAAAAATCAATACCGAATTAGCCGCTCAATTGCAACTTCCTAATAAATCACCAGCCTTATTCGTAGAAGAATTATTTTATTTGAATACTGGCGAACCTTTTGATTTTTCTAAAACCATTTACAATTATGAACATTCACAATTTTTCCTTCAAGGAAGTACTTCAAAATAG